A stretch of Palaemon carinicauda isolate YSFRI2023 chromosome 34, ASM3689809v2, whole genome shotgun sequence DNA encodes these proteins:
- the LOC137627111 gene encoding neuroligin-3-like, whose translation MDQLAALHWVQENIVRFGGDPGQVTVMGHGTGAACLNYLVISPAATGLFKRAILMSGSTLSPWASVRDPSGHAFDVATQLDCPVPNDLFRHYENLLQCLRKRPLHDILQVQLKTSKFQVAVGPSNDGVTIKPDWKNHQSKMGKEGRTPVDLPLGMTAANLLDILSQQEVQEGFDADYREDLLRSFVVNNYQYHQQEIMLAITAEYTDWSRSLHQPISIRDSTGQGLHDANIVSPMADLAKQLYTTSRSSYLYVLEEEVSDSGNDSLLLKELAYVFGGPLGALGPLASSYNFNIMDVTLSKSFISMWSNFIKLGYPIDTFSTAKMSESANDITSEEQIWPKYDPVYQRYFHIGTQNSIRDHYRAEKVAFWSWLLPGLERVGTRYTPDKNFHRLPTDLQSGLYPESTGQYNNLTEGFLSSPNTPTFTGQTNTPHNLTIVAKANKNQVIGSANLDMLSQMGKGFTYTTTLSVTVAIACSLLILNILVLITVYYRHKANRRSLAKGSQDTNSESGYDVQLHSSGDNCKTIYAPGHSGTLRPSITMRSNLVTSFEEESQHDWQPDYISSVQTVDDVTGVTSNMQKLHEPKENILTVTTLKQPVASYTSPNDGQLVTTYSPVDGQLVPTYSTKENQLVHNYLPSVGQTVKSYSMNDGELIPNYLSSSASTIQIRE comes from the exons gtctgttcaagcgagcaatcctgatgtcaggatctacactcagtccctgggcttcagtccgggacccatctggacacgccttcgatgtagccacccagctggactgccctgttccaaacgacctctttcgccactatgaaaatcttctccaatgtctgaggaagaggcctctgcacgacatattgcaG gttcaactaaagacatccaagtttcaagtggctgttggccccagcaatgatggtgtcactatcaaacctgattggaaaaatcatcagagcaaaatgg gcaaagaaggtcgaactccagttgacctcccTCTAGGAATGACAGCggccaacctccttgacatcctgagtcagcaagaagtccaggaaggattcgatgctgactatagggaggatctgctgagatccttcgtcgtcaataactatcAATATCATCAGcag gaaataatgttagccatcacagccgagtacactgattggtcgagatccctccatcaaccaatcagcatcagggactcaaccggccaaggccttcatgatgcgaatatcgtctcgccgatggcagatcttgccaaacagctctacacgacttcccgatcatcttatctctacgtcttagaggaagaagtttcagat tctggaaaCGATAGTCTTCTCCTGAAggagctggcgtacgtctttggtggtcctctaggcgctcttggacctttggcctcaagttataacttcaatataatggatgtcacactcagcaaatcattcatatcaatgtggagtaatttcatcaaATTAGG ATATCCAATAGACACATTCTCCACagctaagatgtccgagagtgcaaacgacataacttctgaagagcagatatggcccaaatatgatccagtctatcagagatactttcatATAG gaacacagaactcTATACGTGACCACTACCGTGCTGAAAAAGTAGCCTTTtggtcatggctactacctggtctggaACGAGTGGGTACTCGGTACACTCcagataaaaactttcacagattaccaactgatctccagtctggtttataccctgaatcaacAGGTCAGTATAATAACTTAACTGAAGGCTTCCTATCTAGCCCAAACACTCCAACCTTCACTGGCCAAACAAATACACCccataacttgacaattgtagctaaGGCTAACAAAAACCAAGTCATTGGATCAGCTAATTTGGATATGCTGAGTCAAATGGGGAAGGGTTTCACGTACACCACTACACTGAGTgtgacagtggccattgcctgctctttgctaatcctaaatatcctggttcttaTTACCGTATATTATCGACATAAGGCCAACCGCCGGAGCCTCGCTAAAGGCTCGCAGGACACGAATAGCGAGAGCGGGTATGACGTCCAGTTGCACTCGTCTGGGGACAActgtaagacaatatatgccccGGGGCATTCTGGAACCttgaggccttctatcacaatgcgtaGCAACCTGGTCACATCCTTTGAAGAGGAGTCACAGCACGACTGGCAGCCTGActacataagcagcgtacaaaccGTAGACGATGTGACTGGCGTAACATCCAATATGCAAAAGCTACatgaaccaaaagaaaatatattaacagttacaacgctcaagcagcctgtggcttcctacacatctccgaatgatggtcaacttgtCACGACATATTCACCAGTGGATGGTCAACTCGTCCCTACGTATTCAACAAAAGAGAATCAACTCGTCCATAATTATTTACCCAGCGTAGGCCAAACAGTTAAAAGTTATTCTATGAACGATGGAGAACTGATTCCAAATTATTTGTCCAGCAGTGCTTCTACCATACAGATTAGGGAGTAG